The Roseimicrobium gellanilyticum DNA segment TTGGGCCGGACAGTCCGGAGATTCTTCCGTTCCGGGAGGGCATCGCGGACTGCCTGAGTGCACGAGGGAAGCTGGCGGAGGCGGAGCAGGTATTGCGGGATGCGGTGGAGCGCTGTGCCAAAGATCCGGGGGAGAGCTCACGGCTCATGCAGGATCTGCGGGCGAACCTCGCCCACATCCTGATGGAGGAGCGCAAGCTGGATGAAGCTGAGCGGCTCTTCAATGCCGCCCTGGATCAGAGGACCAAGGCATTGGGGACCAATCATCCCATCGTGCTGGACTCGGTGAATGACCTGGCTGCGTGCAAAATCGCCCGCGGTGACCTGCGTGGCGCGGAGCTTCACCTGCGCAATCTGGTGGATCTCCGTGAGGAGTTGCAGGGCCACAATCACCCAGCGACGTGGTTTTCCCGGATCTACCTTGCGGACGTGCTGAGGCAGAGCGGCAATGCGGTGGAGGCGCTTCCCCTCTTTGAAGGCGTATGGAGATACAATTCCGCGACCCTCGGTCCGCTGCATCCCTACACCTTGAAGGCCGTCAATAACGTGGCCATCACCCTGTTCCAAATGGGCAAGGTGGAGGAGTCCTTCAACATCCAGAGCAAGCTGTTGAAACAGCGTATCCGCGTCATGGGTCCGGATCATCCGGACACATTGAAGAGCCGGATCAATCTCGCCTTCAACTATGCCGATGCCCGGAAGTATCAAGATGCGGAGCGCAACTACATTGAGGCATTGCTGACTGCGGAGAAGACGCTGGGGGTGACGCATACGCTGACGCTGAAGTCCCTGCTGGGGTACGGTGAAATGCTGGCGTATGTCCGCAGGAGTTCTGAGGCGGAGACTGTTGCGCGACAGGGTATGCGCAGTACCACGGGTTTCAGCGAAGACGACATGGACGCCTTGCAATTCAAGTCGCTTCTGGGGCTCAGTCTGATTCTGCAAAATCGCGCCAAGGATGCAGAGGCCGTCGCTGCGGACTTTGATCTTTTGCTACAGCGGAGGCAGGGCATGATGGACTGGCACCAGCTCTCTCTGGCGAACATGGTGGTGTGGGTGAATCTGGCCAACGGAAAGCAGGCGGAGGCGCGGGATCTCCTGTCCCGGAACTTGACGCAGATGCGAGCCATGGGTGCCAGCGAAACGGACGTGCCCTTTGTCCGCATGCGCTGCCTGGAGGCAGTGCTGCTGCATTTGACCGGCAATGACGAGGAGGAAGGCAAGGTGCTGGAAGCGCTGGAGCCTCGTCTGAAGGAGTTTTTCTATGATGACGAGCCCATTCGCCTCCTGTCGCAGAGCTTGAAGCGGAAGGGACCGCTGCCGATTCCTGCGCTCATGCATGCGGTGCAGTTTTCCCGCATCAAACCCCAGAACCAACTTTCAGAACAGCAGGAGAAGGCGGGCATCTTCTTCCCTCCGAACACCTCCCTCGCGCAGAAGAGGCGTGTCTACGACGCCTTTGATGAAGCGCAGACCCTGGCTGACAGCAAGGAACACGAAAAGGCACTCGAGAAGTTTGCCATCTACCTGAAGGTCGTCACCGAGGTGACCGGCGAGGGCACGGTGAGTTCCCTGAGTGGCCATCTTAGCCTGGCGCGGGAGGCCGTGCTTTGCAATCGCATCGATGCCGCGCGTGAGCACACGAAACAAGCCGCCGAGGTGCTCAAGAAGCTCGGTGAAGATCAAGGTCGTGTCGTGCCACGCTTCCTGCAGAAGGTCGTGGCAGTGCAAACGGAGCGTGGCAATGTGCAGGCGGCCACCACCTTGGGAAATCTCTTGGTGGAGGCGAGTACGGCGGCGGTTGGTCCTGCGAACCACACCACGCTTCATTTGGAGAACATCCTGCTGGAACTGAAGATCGTGGCCAACGCTCCCGATACGGGCGAAGCCCTTCAGGCACTCACCAAGCGGATGGCCGAGAAATACGGCGAGGAAGAAGGCAACACGCTGCTTCTGAAGGTGAAGCTTCTGCGCTGGTATCTGCAGAAGAATGATTTTCACGCTGCCCACACCCTGGCGTTCCGCATCGAAACACCGGTGAAGCGTCTTTTCGGGGAGTTCTCAGAGTCCGCCCTGTATGTGCGTGAAGGCATTGCCGCTGCTCTGGAAGGCCAGGGCCTGAGGAATCTCGCTGTCGCAGAAACCAAGATCATCCTGGCGGACAGCGAGCGTATTGCCGGAGCGGAAGCCGTGGCGACCGTGCTCACGCGTCACCGTCTTGCGCTCATGCATGCACGGGGTGGGCAGTGGGAGGAGGCCTTGCAGCTTCACTTGATCAACGAGAAAATTCTCAAGCACCCTGGCACAGAGAAGCATCCCGTGATGATCGAAGTACGGGCGAGCATGGCCCATGCCTATCTTTCACTCAATCGCAACATGGAGGCCTTCCAGGCTGCCAAACAGGCTCACGAAAGCGCCGTCGCCATCATGGGTAAAGACAGCCCCATGGCTCAGATGACAAAGACGATGCTGGATGCCGCGGGGATGAATGCCCTGGCCAACCCCCAGAGATAAGTGCTGAGTTGCTCAGCTTCCTTCAATGGGTATCCAGCTTCGCAGCAGCAGGTGGTTCCTGCAGCGGAATATCCACCACGATCGGGCGGTGGTCTGAGAACTTGGGTTTCACACTGTCGTTGAATTCCGCGAGGGTTTCTCCGTAGTGAGGCGCCAGCACATAAGGGGCGTTGTCATCGTTGGGATCCTTGAGGTGACCCGAGCGAACGAAGAACCAGTCCAGCCGGTACCGCCCAACGGGGCCAATGGGACGGCGCACGCTGAAGGTAGTGCGGTGTCCCCAGCGACGGTGCTCGTTGCTGTTTGCGAGCGTGCGCGAGTTCCGGTTGATGGAGCGATCCGCATCCCCCCTGAAGTCGAAAGAAGTTCCATCCGCGAACCGATGATCCCGCACCTGCTCAAACATGCCGCGCACCGGATTGGGGAGGAGAATGGGAATGTCTGGAGCGAGAGGATTTTGGAAGTTCTTCAGCACATTCACGATACTGCGCTCGCGGTAGCCCGGTACTACGGTGCCGGTGACGAGGTCAGAAACTCTCGCGGCTGTGTCGAGCAACGCTTCTGGCGTGTTCACCTGACGCCACACCACCCTTACCAGGGAGGTGGCGCTGAGATCTTCGGGCGCGGAGTTGTGGTCGCCTGCCATGATCACGGGGTGGGGCACATTTTTGATGCGGCCAAGAATCTCCACCATTTGTTCTTCGCGGCCTTTGGGGGTCGTTTTGATCTCCAGGTGATTGTTCACCAGAGTCACCACACCACCGGGCACCTGTGGCACTGCGATGTCCACGCGGAAGAAACAGCGGCCGCCTACTTTCAATTCACGGCGTATCTCGGAGTCGAAGGCGATCTTGCTTCCGATGCGACGACCATGCTCGACGGGGTCTGCGATCTTCCGTTCCCCTTCATACCAGTCGTACACTTTTTTTCAGGGGCACCACCTGGGCATTCACGATGGGGTAGCGAGAAAGAATCGCGGAGCCGAAGCCTCCCTTGTAGCGTGCCTTGTCGATGGGCAGGAAGTGTTTCGTACCATCCCTGTCGATGGCCGCTGGCTCCAGACCAAGCATCACGGGATCCACCTCCACCGCTTGCACGGCGTAGGCGTAGTTCATGCCAAGCGCCTTCGCCAGGGTGCGCGCAGCGTCCACGTAGCCAGAGCGGCTCACGCCAATGTCCATTTCCTGGAGGAAGATGACGTCTGCCGTGGCGAGGCGCTCCCGCTGGCGTAGCAGCTCGGCGAGCGTGCGTTTTCCCGGCGTGCGCTCTTGCTCACGCAGCATGCTCTCGTAAGAAGACTGGGAACCGAGGGCTTCCGCGGCGCTGGTGATGTGCAGTGACTTCTCGATGTTCCAGCTCGCTACACGCAGAAAGTTGCCAAGGGTCGGTGTGCTGGCCTGTAGTGGGCGCTTGCCCGAGAGATAGGCGCTGTTGTCGATGATGGGAGTGCGCCAGAGCGTGTCGAGTTTAGACTTGAGCCTGCCCTGCGGCTCGGGATTCTTCATCAGGACCAGGGCTTCCTCATAGGAAGGGAATACAGGTTCCTCGTGGCGGGCCAGTTTGCTGCTCACCCCGGTCGGAAATTTGATTGCCGCACCACGTTGTACCCCGGTCGTGAGGGACGCGTTTTTCTTGGATGCCGTGCAGCCTGCACTGAATGTCAGCAGCAATGAACCCGCGAGGAGAAATGTACTCACGCGTGTTGGAGAATGCCGTCTCTGGATCGCCGCCATGGAACTGAAAGTGGCAGATGTCCCTAGCTCCTTTGGGACTTGGGGACAAGGCGAAACATGGCAGCTATCGCCGTGCACTTTCGACCTTTTTCCTGCAGAACTCATCGAATGCATCCGATGAAGCCTTGTCTGCAAAGGCGCGAAGCGGAATGATGTGGGCCAGATGCTGGGCGATATAGATGATCAGGTGGCGGTTGGTACGGGCGATTTTTTGGACGCCTGCCCATTTCTGTTCTGTCTTGTTGTAGACGGTTTCCTCCGCCAGGAAATCATCCGTGACGGTGATGGTGTGCTCGGTCAGGACGGTCTTGTTCCGGCGGGAAATGATCCCCAACACAGTGGTGATCCCGAGAACGAGAACCAGAAAGCCAAAGACTACCGTCTCCAGGATGACGAATGTGATGAGCTTTCCCGCTGTCGTGTTCACCTCGGACACCACCCCCACATTCACGTAAGTGACCAACGCGAAGCAAATGCCGTAGATCCCCAGGATCAGAGGCGAGTGCAGATAGTGATAAGCGCTGAACGCCAGATAGTCCCAGTAGGTGATGGTGAATCGTACGCTCATGGGCGGGGTGCCGCTGGTCCGCTGTTGCGATGAAAGCTCGTTTTGCATGTGGTGGAGAAAGGCCGGGCGATCCCGTAAGGTAGCGTATCCAACGCTACGATCGCTTGGAATAGCATTTCATCTCCGGAAAGGACAAGTTCATTTCCATGGCCGGTCTCAGGAGCTCACATCAAGCCTGGGACGGTCTCGCCACTTTCTCCACCCCCGCCATTGACCCGGCCCGGATCCGGGGGCAAAGCATGGGTCCACCACAAGCTGCTTCCCGCGCCTTGCAAACTCATCCTACCGCCACCGGCCGCGCCGTTTTCCGTCACATCCCCATCACCTCGCTTTCTGGGGATGAACTGCTCGCACTGAGTCAGAAACACAAGCTCTCCCTCTCCCGCGAGGACATGCTCGCGGTGCAGAAAATCTTCCAGGAGGAGAAGCGCGAACCCACGGACGTGGAACTGGAGGTCATCGCCCAGACATGGAGCGAGCACTGCAAGCACCGCATCTTTGGCGCGCGTATCGAGCACAGTGTGAACGGGAAGGCAGAAGTCATCGACAGCCTCTACAAGACCTATGTCAAGGCGGTGACGGCTCGCATCATGGCAAAGAAGCCGGGCTTCGTGCTCAGCGCCTTCACGGACAATGCCGGCTTTGTGAAGCTGGATGAGAAGTTGGCGGTGTGTCTCAAGGTGGAGACGCACAATCACCCCAGCGCCATCGAACCCTACGCAGGTGCGAACACCGGCCTTGGCGGTGTGATTCGTGACATTCTAGGCGCAGGGAAGGGTGCCAAACCCATCGCCTCGCTCGACGTGTTCTGCTTTGGCCCGCCTGATACGAAGCAGGAAGACATCAAGGCCAAGGATGTGATCCACCCGCTCGGCGTCATGCGTGGCGTGGTGCGCGGCGTGCGCGACTACGGTAACCGCATGGGTATCCCCACGGTGGCCGGCGCCATCCAGTTCGACGATACCTACATCTACAATCCGCTCGTGTTCTGCGGCACGATGGGCGTCATCCCGATTGGCGACATCGACAAGGAAGTGAAGCCGGGCCACCTGCTCATTGCAGCGGGCGGGCGTACGGGGCGCGATGGCTTGAAGGGCGCGACGTTCTCCAGTGTCTCGCTGACCACGGCGAGCCACGAGGAAGACCAGACAGCGGTGCAGATTGGCAATCCGATCGAAGAGAAGAAAGCGGCTGATTTCATCCTCGCGGCACGTGCGCAGGGATTGATTCAGTTTGTCACGGACTGTGGCGCCGGTGGCTTCAGCAGCGCGGCTGGTGAAATGCTCAGCGAAGTCGGTGGGGAAGTGTGGCTGGACCATGCCCCGCTCAAGGAGCCAGGTTTGGAAAGCTGGCAGGTCTTCATCAGCGAGAGCCAGGAACGCATGGTCATCGCCATTGAGGAGAAAGACCTCGAAGCGATGCAGAAGCTCGCAGCTGTCTACGAGACCGAACTGTGCGTGCTGGCCAAGGCCGACGGCACCGGCATTCTCAAAGTGAAGCACCACGGCGAAATGGTGTGCGAACTCGATTGCCGCAAGCTTCACGAGGCACCTCGCCGCCACATGAAGGGCGAATGGACGGAGTCCACGGATGAAACTGCCGGGTTCACCTTCGAAGAAGGCTGGGAAGATCTGCTGCGTGGATTGCTCGCGGACTTCACCATCGTCTCCCGCGAGCCCATCATTCGTGAATACGATCACGAAGTGCAGGGCAACACCTTGCTGAAGCCGCTCGCCGGCGCACAAGGTGACGCACCACAGGATGGCTCCGTCATCCGCGTGGATGGCAGCCAGCAGTGCGTGGCTCTCGGTCTCGCGCTGCTTCCTGAGTGGGGCAAGAACGATCCGTTTGCGATGGGGCGCGCGTGTGTGGATGAGTGCGTGCGCCAGCTCGTGGCCATGGGCGCGAATCCCGAGCGCATCGCCATCCTCGACAACTTCTGCCTTGGCAATCCTGACGACCACCGTGAACTCGGCGCTCTCGTGGAAACTTGCAAGGGCATGGCGCAGACCGCCGAGACCTACGGCACGCCCTTCGTCTCCGGCAAGGACAGCTTCTACAACTACTTCAAGACGGACGAAGGTCCCGTATCCATCCCGTGCACGTTGCTCGTGAGCGGCTTTGGCGTGGTGGAAGATGCCAAGCACATCGTGGGTGCCAGCGTGCGCCGCACAGGCAGCAAGCTCTGCCTCGTGGGTGATACCACTCCCGGCCTTCGCGGCGCGGTGCTGGTGAAGGGGATGCAATCCCAGGCGGGACAGCCGGCGAACTTCGACGAGGCCAAGGCGCTCGAAAACTACCGCGCGTACTACACGCTCGTGGAAAAGGGCGTGGTGCTCTCCGCGCATGACATCAGCGAAGGCGGTCTCGGCGTCGCGCTTGCTGAGATGGGCTTCTCCGGTAAGGCGGGCCTCAGTGTGGATCTCGCGAAGCTGCCGACGAAGGGTGCCTGCGAGACCGCGGAACTCCTCTTCGGTGAAACGCCCGGTCGTATCGTGCTAGAAGTTGCTCCTGAGAACGCCCACCTCGCAGAGGCGCTGGGCTTCCCGGTCATCGGTGAAACCACGGCGGATGGAAAGCTCAACATCACCAAGGGTGGCGAGCCGCTCATCAATGCCTCTATCGCTGAGCTCAAGCCGATTTGGAAAGAGGGTCTGGTGAACTACTATTGATCCTCATCTCCCGTTTCTCCGCCCCACGTATCCTTTCTCTCTTCTCCTCCTTCAATGGCCGCTACTCCGAAAGCACTCCTCCTCAAGTTCCCCGGCACCAATTGCGATGCTGAAACAGCCCGCGCACTTCAGTCCGTGGGTTTCAAGACGCAGGTGCTGCCCAGTGCCTTGCTGGAGCCTCATGCGCTTGATGATGTGCAGATGGTCGTCTTCTCCGGTGGCTTCAGCTACGGGGACTATGTGATGTCAGGTCGCTTTGCGAAGCTTACGACGCTTTCCAAGCTGGGTGATGGCCTGCGCAAGTTCGTGGACAAGGGCGGCTATGCCATGGGCATCTGCAACGGCTTCCAGATCCTCACGCAGCTTCATCTGCTGCCTGAAGGCAGCCTCATTCACAACACCAGCGGCCGCTTCCTCTGCCGCTGGGCGGGCCTGAAGAAGAACAGCGCCAGCCCCTATCTCAGCGAAGTGCCGGATGAATTCGAGCTTCCTGTCGCACACGCGGAAGGTCGCTTCGTGGGCATCGAAGATGCCGCAGGTGACTACGTGAAGAACGGCCGCGCCGCGTTGCTCTACACCAGCGATGTGAACGGCAGCACCCATCAGATCGCTGGCCTCC contains these protein-coding regions:
- a CDS encoding phosphoribosylformylglycinamidine synthase subunit PurQ, whose translation is MAATPKALLLKFPGTNCDAETARALQSVGFKTQVLPSALLEPHALDDVQMVVFSGGFSYGDYVMSGRFAKLTTLSKLGDGLRKFVDKGGYAMGICNGFQILTQLHLLPEGSLIHNTSGRFLCRWAGLKKNSASPYLSEVPDEFELPVAHAEGRFVGIEDAAGDYVKNGRAALLYTSDVNGSTHQIAGLQDETGRVFGLMPHPERFLWKQHHYDADWSGAEHGWGYYMFRSVFAAMK
- the purL gene encoding phosphoribosylformylglycinamidine synthase subunit PurL — protein: MQTHPTATGRAVFRHIPITSLSGDELLALSQKHKLSLSREDMLAVQKIFQEEKREPTDVELEVIAQTWSEHCKHRIFGARIEHSVNGKAEVIDSLYKTYVKAVTARIMAKKPGFVLSAFTDNAGFVKLDEKLAVCLKVETHNHPSAIEPYAGANTGLGGVIRDILGAGKGAKPIASLDVFCFGPPDTKQEDIKAKDVIHPLGVMRGVVRGVRDYGNRMGIPTVAGAIQFDDTYIYNPLVFCGTMGVIPIGDIDKEVKPGHLLIAAGGRTGRDGLKGATFSSVSLTTASHEEDQTAVQIGNPIEEKKAADFILAARAQGLIQFVTDCGAGGFSSAAGEMLSEVGGEVWLDHAPLKEPGLESWQVFISESQERMVIAIEEKDLEAMQKLAAVYETELCVLAKADGTGILKVKHHGEMVCELDCRKLHEAPRRHMKGEWTESTDETAGFTFEEGWEDLLRGLLADFTIVSREPIIREYDHEVQGNTLLKPLAGAQGDAPQDGSVIRVDGSQQCVALGLALLPEWGKNDPFAMGRACVDECVRQLVAMGANPERIAILDNFCLGNPDDHRELGALVETCKGMAQTAETYGTPFVSGKDSFYNYFKTDEGPVSIPCTLLVSGFGVVEDAKHIVGASVRRTGSKLCLVGDTTPGLRGAVLVKGMQSQAGQPANFDEAKALENYRAYYTLVEKGVVLSAHDISEGGLGVALAEMGFSGKAGLSVDLAKLPTKGACETAELLFGETPGRIVLEVAPENAHLAEALGFPVIGETTADGKLNITKGGEPLINASIAELKPIWKEGLVNYY
- a CDS encoding endonuclease/exonuclease/phosphatase family protein — encoded protein: MSTFLLAGSLLLTFSAGCTASKKNASLTTGVQRGAAIKFPTGVSSKLARHEEPVFPSYEEALVLMKNPEPQGRLKSKLDTLWRTPIIDNSAYLSGKRPLQASTPTLGNFLRVASWNIEKSLHITSAAEALGSQSSYESMLREQERTPGKRTLAELLRQRERLATADVIFLQEMDIGVSRSGYVDAARTLAKALGMNYAYAVQAVEVDPVMLGLEPAAIDRDGTKHFLPIDKARYKGGFGSAILSRYPIVNAQVVPLKKSVRLV
- a CDS encoding tetratricopeptide repeat protein, whose translation is MRSRWVAVLVASAMAACGAGSWVQAGPSVEHRHTGRDIIRTQGWSSVPYWRQLREQADSLMGWGLYERAATAYGFADAVLIRLKGKSHPDTLRNQVDLADALLRLGKPDGEKKLHEAYALQREHLEKDDPDILRTCHLLASLLIARWKLPEAEKELKAIIALRAKRLGPGHSDTLTSRENLAYVYTMMLNYQGAEEQLRVILAADMLTFGPLSLQTCATRERLGHCFQKQSKFDEALAEFRAVMMIVMDEFGPRHPLTFRAQHQLASIMYDQGKHEHAEQDFRDLAKSLEDFLGPDSPEILPFREGIADCLSARGKLAEAEQVLRDAVERCAKDPGESSRLMQDLRANLAHILMEERKLDEAERLFNAALDQRTKALGTNHPIVLDSVNDLAACKIARGDLRGAELHLRNLVDLREELQGHNHPATWFSRIYLADVLRQSGNAVEALPLFEGVWRYNSATLGPLHPYTLKAVNNVAITLFQMGKVEESFNIQSKLLKQRIRVMGPDHPDTLKSRINLAFNYADARKYQDAERNYIEALLTAEKTLGVTHTLTLKSLLGYGEMLAYVRRSSEAETVARQGMRSTTGFSEDDMDALQFKSLLGLSLILQNRAKDAEAVAADFDLLLQRRQGMMDWHQLSLANMVVWVNLANGKQAEARDLLSRNLTQMRAMGASETDVPFVRMRCLEAVLLHLTGNDEEEGKVLEALEPRLKEFFYDDEPIRLLSQSLKRKGPLPIPALMHAVQFSRIKPQNQLSEQQEKAGIFFPPNTSLAQKRRVYDAFDEAQTLADSKEHEKALEKFAIYLKVVTEVTGEGTVSSLSGHLSLAREAVLCNRIDAAREHTKQAAEVLKKLGEDQGRVVPRFLQKVVAVQTERGNVQAATTLGNLLVEASTAAVGPANHTTLHLENILLELKIVANAPDTGEALQALTKRMAEKYGEEEGNTLLLKVKLLRWYLQKNDFHAAHTLAFRIETPVKRLFGEFSESALYVREGIAAALEGQGLRNLAVAETKIILADSERIAGAEAVATVLTRHRLALMHARGGQWEEALQLHLINEKILKHPGTEKHPVMIEVRASMAHAYLSLNRNMEAFQAAKQAHESAVAIMGKDSPMAQMTKTMLDAAGMNALANPQR
- a CDS encoding endonuclease/exonuclease/phosphatase family protein encodes the protein MYDWYEGERKIADPVEHGRRIGSKIAFDSEIRRELKVGGRCFFRVDIAVPQVPGGVVTLVNNHLEIKTTPKGREEQMVEILGRIKNVPHPVIMAGDHNSAPEDLSATSLVRVVWRQVNTPEALLDTAARVSDLVTGTVVPGYRERSIVNVLKNFQNPLAPDIPILLPNPVRGMFEQVRDHRFADGTSFDFRGDADRSINRNSRTLANSNEHRRWGHRTTFSVRRPIGPVGRYRLDWFFVRSGHLKDPNDDNAPYVLAPHYGETLAEFNDSVKPKFSDHRPIVVDIPLQEPPAAAKLDTH
- a CDS encoding YcxB family protein, which translates into the protein MSVRFTITYWDYLAFSAYHYLHSPLILGIYGICFALVTYVNVGVVSEVNTTAGKLITFVILETVVFGFLVLVLGITTVLGIISRRNKTVLTEHTITVTDDFLAEETVYNKTEQKWAGVQKIARTNRHLIIYIAQHLAHIIPLRAFADKASSDAFDEFCRKKVESARR